A genome region from Streptomyces xanthophaeus includes the following:
- a CDS encoding HAD family hydrolase — protein sequence MVIRAVLWDIDDTLFDYTGADAAGLARQVEAAGLSDRYGTPAQALALWREITDRHWARFAAGEGTFQGQRQERVREFLEEPGMTADEADAWFDQYVEHYKAGWTVFPDVVPALDALAADYRHGVLSNSSLANQDPKLRDLGLRDRFEVLVCAVELGISKPEAGAFLAACEALGLPPGEVAYVGDQPEIDARGARDAGLTAVWIDRDGGRGPGPDGAHRIEGLDQLPQLLARDTRFGARSGIR from the coding sequence ATGGTCATCCGCGCGGTTCTCTGGGACATCGACGACACCCTCTTCGACTACACGGGGGCCGACGCCGCCGGGCTGGCGCGGCAGGTGGAGGCCGCGGGTCTGTCGGACCGGTACGGGACCCCCGCGCAGGCCCTCGCGCTGTGGCGGGAGATCACCGACCGGCACTGGGCGCGCTTCGCGGCCGGCGAGGGCACCTTCCAGGGGCAGCGGCAGGAGCGGGTGCGGGAGTTCCTGGAGGAGCCCGGGATGACCGCGGACGAGGCCGACGCCTGGTTCGACCAGTACGTGGAGCACTACAAGGCCGGCTGGACCGTCTTCCCCGACGTGGTGCCCGCCCTCGACGCCCTCGCGGCCGACTACCGGCACGGGGTGCTCTCCAACTCCTCCCTCGCCAACCAGGACCCGAAGCTGCGCGACCTCGGACTGCGCGACCGCTTCGAGGTGCTGGTCTGCGCCGTCGAACTCGGGATCAGCAAGCCCGAGGCGGGGGCCTTCCTGGCCGCGTGCGAGGCGCTCGGGCTGCCGCCCGGCGAGGTGGCGTACGTGGGGGACCAGCCGGAGATCGACGCGCGGGGAGCGCGTGACGCCGGATTGACGGCCGTCTGGATCGACCGCGACGGCGGCCGCGGCCCCGGGCCCGACGGCGCGCACCGCATCGAGGGCCTTGACCAGCTCCCTCAGCTGCTGGCACGGGATACCCGTTTTGGAGCACGGTCAGGCATCCGGTAA
- the ndgR gene encoding IclR family transcriptional regulator NdgR gives MDNSSGVGVLDKAALVLSALESGPATLAGLVAATGLARPTAHRLAVALEHHRMVARDMQGRFILGPRLAELAAAAGEDRLLATAGPVLTHLRDVTGESAQLYRRQGDMRICVAAAERLSGLRDTVPVGSTLPMKAGSAAQILMAWEEPERLHRGLQGARFTATALSGVRRRGWAQSIGEREPGVASVSAPVRGPSNRVVASVSVSGPIERLTRHPGRMHAQAVIDAAARLTEALRRSG, from the coding sequence ATGGACAACTCTAGCGGCGTCGGCGTTCTCGACAAGGCAGCTCTGGTATTGAGCGCACTGGAGTCCGGTCCGGCCACCCTCGCCGGGCTGGTCGCGGCGACAGGGCTCGCACGACCCACGGCACATCGCCTTGCCGTGGCACTGGAACACCACCGGATGGTGGCGAGGGACATGCAGGGCCGGTTCATCCTCGGACCGCGGCTGGCGGAGCTCGCCGCCGCGGCCGGCGAGGACCGCCTGCTGGCCACGGCGGGACCGGTACTCACCCACCTCCGTGACGTGACGGGAGAGAGCGCGCAGCTCTACCGCCGTCAGGGAGACATGCGCATCTGCGTGGCGGCCGCGGAGCGGCTGTCCGGCCTTCGGGACACCGTCCCGGTGGGCTCGACGCTTCCGATGAAGGCCGGTTCGGCCGCGCAGATCCTGATGGCATGGGAGGAGCCCGAGCGGCTCCACCGCGGTCTTCAGGGCGCGCGCTTCACGGCGACGGCGCTCTCGGGCGTCCGGCGTCGCGGCTGGGCGCAGTCGATCGGCGAGCGGGAGCCCGGTGTGGCCTCCGTGTCGGCGCCGGTGCGCGGGCCGTCGAACCGCGTGGTGGCCTCCGTATCGGTCTCCGGACCGATCGAGCGGCTGACCCGCCACCCGGGCCGGATGCACGCCCAGGCCGTCATCGACGCGGCCGCACGACTCACGGAGGCCCTGCGCCGCTCCGGCTGA